The proteins below come from a single Podarcis muralis chromosome 8, rPodMur119.hap1.1, whole genome shotgun sequence genomic window:
- the LOC144328704 gene encoding DGAT1/2-independent enzyme synthesizing storage lipids-like, producing MGYIFGLLLMLLMLSQAIYLSMFCMMYILSFLLYIYKKMNNIVQDTSTEAWVTPRRRLTSALDIIGKIWHGYEVIGTEHIPEGPAVIVYYHGAFVLDYMLFVARLYTLTGRHIYSVADNGLYLLPGVRPLLELFFCLKGNKDECVKFLKKGHLLGIAPGGLREGNFSDENYNLVWGKRTGFAQVALQAKVPIIPMFTQNLREGYRTYGKISLLKWLYEKTRIFILPIYGGFPVKFRTYIGEPIPYDPDITAKELAEKTKIALENIRNRYQKRPGNILRALLERFDKYHKEN from the exons ATGGGTTACATTTTCGGACTGCTATTAATGCTTTTAATGCTGTCACAGGCAATATATCTCTCCATGTTTTGCATGATGTACATTTTAAGCTTTCTTCTCTATATTTACAAGAAAATGAATAACATAGTTCAAGACACTTCTACTGAAGCATGGGTCACACCAAGAAGGCGGCTTACAAGTGCTTTGGATATAATTGGAAAGATATGGCATG GTTATGAAGTTATTGGCACAGAGCATATACCAGAAGGACCAGCGGTAATTGTTTATTATCATGGAGCTTTTGTTTTGGATTATATGCTCTTTGTAGCTAGATTATATACACTGACTGGAAGACACATCTACAGTGTAGCTGATAATGGGTTGTATCTACTACCAG GTGTCAGACCACTTCTTGAATTATTTTTTTGCCTAAAAGgcaataaagatgaatgtgtgaaATTTCTGAAGAAGGGCCATTTATTGGGGATTGCACCTGGTGGACTTAGAGAAGGAAACTTTAGTGATGAGAACTACAACCTGGTGTGGGGTAAACGTACAGGTTTTGCACAAGTGGCTTTACAGGCCAAAGTG CCCATCATTCCTATGTTTACACAAAATCTTCGAGAAGGATACAGAACATATGGGAAAATAT CACTACTGAAGTGGCTGTATGAAAAGACTCGGATATTTATCCTTCCCATTTATGGAGGGTTTCCAGTCAAATTCCGCACATATATTGGAGAACCCATCCCATATGATCCGGATATCACTGCTAAGGAGCTGGCTGAAAAA ACAAAGATTGCCCTTGAAAATATTCGAAACAGATACCAAAAGAGACCAGGAAATATATTAAGAGCCCTCTTAGAACGATTTGATAAATATCACAAAGAGAACTAG